The genomic stretch GCCAGGACATCCCGCCAGCCAGGCTTACGGGAATGCAAAAGTTTGCGCCTGTCCGACAAATTGTGTTCTTTGTGAACGCATTTGAACGCTAAGCTTGGCCTATGGATGATTCAGATTATTTACGCCTGCTGACCATCGCGGCCGAGCAGGCCAACGCGTTCCTCTCCAATGCCCGCAAATGGGAGCGTGAGCGTTGGGTGTGCCAGCGCCTGTTGCAGGGCTTGAACATTCCTTACCGCGCCGACGAGTTCAGCCCCGCCGGCGAGCCGCCCGACGTGCTGTTTCGCGAGGCCAATTTCGAAGTGTTCTTCGTTCTCGACGAAGGTCGGCGGCTCAATGACGAGTGGCGCGATGAACTGCAGCGCCGACGCAGCGCGTTCTCCTTGAGCCAGTTGGTGCGCCGCGAGGCCAAGCCCAAGCGGATTCCGGCCAACGAGTTTTTACTCAGGCTGGCGCCGACCCTGCGCAAAAAAGCGCACAACTACAAAGAACGTGGCATGGACCTGGGTGAACTGGACATCATCGCTTTCGCCAGCCTCAAGCGTGAAGTGCTGGACCTCAACAGCCATTTCCCACCCCCCACCGAATACCTGCGCCAGGGCTGGCGCTCGCTCTCACTGGTAGGCCCGACCTTCGCCCGCGTGCTGTTCGCCCATCCCGACGCGCCGGACTTCCTGCGCAGTAACCTGGGGCGCAGTATCGTCTTCGACGTCGGGATCAGCCTGTGAGCCCGTTGCAGGAGCTGATTGCCGCGGTACCCCAGCAAGGCCGCGTGCGTTGGCTGGGCGTGCGCCCACAATCGCGCGGGCCGATGCTCGCGCTCGATGCCGTGGAAGCACGCTTGGAGGCCGGCCTGACGGGCGATCATGCGCGGCCCGGGGTGCGCAATGCGCGGCAGGTCACGCTGATCCAGTGGGAACACCTGGCCGTGATCAGTTCCTTGATGGAACGCCCTGCAGACCAGCCGATCCAGCCCCAGGACTTGCGCCGCAATATTGTGGTCAGCGGGATCAATCTGTTCAGCCTCAAGGGCCGGCGCTTCCGAATTGGCCAGGCCATCTTCGAAACCACGGGCTGGTGCCAGCCCTGCACCAGGCTCGAACAGAACCTCGGCCCAGGGACTTTCCAGGCCGTGCGCGGCCATGGCGGGATTACCGCGCGGGTGATACAAAGTGGCATCATTCGCCTGGATGACAGGCTGTGTGTCGAGCCCGTGCCAGTGAGCGGCTATGCTCCCTTCAATACTGGCGGCTGACTTGGCCGTGCGCTGTAGCTTCTACACCTTTAGCAACGTCTATCTACCTGACGAGGCCTTGATATGACCAGCCGCCTGAACCCGGACGACCAACAGCATGTCGAAGAGTACCTGCACCTGTCCCAGCACCAAGTCGAGCGCCGGCCTTTTCGGCCGTGGATGCTCCTGGTGATAGTCCTGGCGGTGACCATTGGCCTGGGCCTGCTGAGCCGTTTTATCAGTTACCTGACGCTATGAGCTGCGTGGCGCTCGCTCGGTTGACTGCACCGATTTCCTTTAGCCTTGCGAGATATCCCCATGACTCATCGTATTGTCATCGTTGGCGGCGGCGCCGGCGGTCTGGAGTTGGCTACCCGTCTGGGTAAGACTCTGGGCAAGCGTGGCACGGCCAGTGTGATGCTGGTCGACGCCAACCTGACCCACATCTGGAAACCGCTGCTGCATGAAGTGGCCGCCGGTTCGCTGAACTCTTCCGAAGACGAACTCAACTATGTCGCCCAGGCCAAATGGAACCACTTCGAGTTCCAACTGGGGCGCATGAGCGGGCTCGATCGCGCGCAGAAGAAAATCCAGCTGGCCGCTACCTACGACGAAGCCGGCCTGGAGCTGGTACCGGCTCGTGAAGTGTCCTACGACTCGTTGGTAATCTCGGTAGGCAGCACCACCAACGACTTCGGCACCCTGGGCGCGGCCCAGCACTGCCTGTTCCTCGACACCCGCAAACAGGCCGAGCGTTTCCACCAGCAACTGCTCAACCATTACCTGCGTGCCCATGCCGGACAGACCGATAAGGTCGAGCAAATCAGCGTGGCCATCGTCGGCGCTGGCGCCACCGGTGTCGAGTTGGCCGCCGAACTGCACAACGCGGCCCATGAACTGGCCGCCTACGGCCTGGACCGGATCAAGCCGGAAAACATGCACATCACCCTGATCGAGGCTGGCCCCCGAGTGCTGCCGGCCCTGCCGGACCGGATCGGCGGTCCTGTGCATAAAACCCTGGAGAAACTTGGGGTCAATGTCATGACCAACGCGGCGGTCAGCGAAGTGACGGCCGATAGCCTGATCACCGCCGATGGCAATGTAATCAAAGCCAGCCTGAAAGTCTGGGCGGCCGGGATCCGCGCACCGGGTTTCCTCAAGGATATCGACGGCCTGGAAACCAACCGCATCAACCAGCTGCAGGTATTGCCGACCCTGCAGACCACCCGCGACGAGAACATCTTCGCCTTCGGTGATTGCGCCGCCTGCCCGCAACCCGGGACTGATCGCAACGTGCCGCCGCGTGCCCAGGCTGCACACCAGCAGGCTTCGCTACTGGCCAAATCGTTGAAACTGCGGATCGAAGGCAAACCACTGCCCTCCTACAAGTACACCGATTACGGATCGTTGATCTCGCTGTCGCGGTTTTCGGCTGTGGGTAACTTGATGGGCAACCTGACGGGCAGCGTGATGCTGGAGGGCTGGCTGGCGCGGATGTTCTACGTGTCGCTGTACCGCATGCACCAAGTGGCGCTGTACGGGCCGTTCCGCACGGCGATGCTGATGCTGGGCAGCAAGATTGGACGCGGCACCGAGCCACGCCTGAAATTGCACTGAGAACTCGATGTAACTCTTGCTCGCGATGACGGCAGCACATTCAACATCGACTGTGACTGATACACCGCTTTCGCGGGCAAGCCCGCTCCCACATTAGAGGTCTGCGGCACGTCGGGATTTTGTGCAGGCAAAAAAAATCCCCGTATCTTTCGATACGAGGATTTTTAATATGGTCGGGGTAAGGGGATTCGAACTCCTGACATCCTGCTCCCAAAGCAGGCGCGCTACCGGACTGCGCTATACCCCGGTAAAAAAAAGGCGACCTTTCCAAGTCGCCTTCTTCGATCAGCGCTTTTGGCCTCTGATCTTAAGATTCGATTCCAGCGTTAACTGGTTTCAAAAATGGTGGGTCGTGTGGGATTCGAACCTACGACCAATTGGTTAAAAGCCAACTGCTCTACCAACTGAGCTAACGACCCAAAAATGGTCGGGGTAAGGGGATTCGAACTCCTGACATCCTGCTCCCAAAGCAGGCGCGCTACCGGACTGCGCTATACCCCGGTTTGAAATTGGCTCCGTGACCAGGACTCGAACCTGGGACCCAATGATTAACAGTCATTTGCTCTACCGACTGAGCTATCACGGAACTACATATTTCAATCACAACATTTGAAGCTTTACTGCGTTCTCTTCGACCCGTTCGCATCGCTGCGTTCGTGTGTCTGAGGCGCGCTATTCTACAACCTTAAACACCTCTGTCAACCCCCTAAATTGCTTTCAAGACAATGATTTGCAACTTATTTCAGATTTCTACTTGGGGAGTGGAAACCCTTGGGGCGACTTACTGCGGGGCGCACTTTACAAGCCTTTTCCTTACAGTTCAACACCCTGTGAAAAAAAAGGCCCCGCAATGCGGGGCCTCTGCTCTTTTACGGCAATTACGCCTCAGTTGAACACGATTTCGTCGTTCACCACGGTGGCCGTTACGCTGGTGCCTGGCAGGAAGCTGCCCGACAGAATCAGCTGGGCCAGCGGGTTTTCGATCCAGCGCTGGATCGCTCGCTTGAGTGGCCGTGCGCCATAGACCGGGTCGTAACCCACCGCGATCAACTTATCCAACGCTTCGCTACTCAGTTCCAGCTTCAGCTCACGCTCAGCCAGACGGCTGCGCAGGCGGCCCAACTGGATTTCAGTGATGCCGGCAATCTGATCACGGGCCAGAGGCTCGAAGATCACCACTTCGTCGATCCGGTTGATGAACTCCGGACGGAAGTGCGTCGACACCGCATCCATCACCGCGGCACGTTGCGCCTCACGATCACCCACCAGTTCCTGGATCTGTACCGAGCCCAGGTTGGACGTCATGACGATCACCGTATTACGGAAATCCACGGTGCGTCCGTGACTGTCGGTCAGGCGACCGTCTTCCAGCACTTGCAGCAATACGTTGAACACATCCGGGTGGGCCTTCTCGACCTCGTCCAGGAGGATCACCGAGTACGGCTTGCGACGTACCGCTTCGGTCAGGTAACCGCCCTCCTCGTAACCCACGTAGCCTGGTGGTGCCCCGATCAGCCGCGCCACGGAATGTTTCTCCATGAACTCGGACATGTCGATGCGCACCATCGACTCTTCCGTATCAAACAGGAACTCGGCCAGCGCCTTGCACAGCTCGGTCTTGCCCACGCCAGTCGGGCCGAGGAACATGAACGAACCACTTGGGCGGTTAGGGTCGGACAACCCGGCGCGCGAACGCCGCACCGCGTTGGCCACAGCCACCACGGCCTCGTTCTGGCCGATCACACGTTGGTGCAACAGGCTTTCCATCTTCATCAGCTTGTCGCGCTCACCCTCGAGCATTTTCGACACCGGGATACCGGTCCATTTCGACACGACTTCGGCAATCTCTTCTTCAGTCACCTTGCTACGCAGCAACTGGTTTTCGCTCTTGCCATGCTGGTCGACCATTTGCAGGCTGCGCTCCAGGTCCGGGATCACCCCGTACTGCAACTCGGCCATGCGATTCAGGTCACCTTTACGGCGGGCAGTTTCCAGCTCCTGGCGCGACTGCTCGATTTTCTGCTGGATCTGCGCAGAACCCTGCACTTCCGCTTTCTCCGAGGTCCAGATTTCCTCCAGGTCGGAATACTCGCGTTCCAGCCGGACAATCTCTTCCTGGAGTTTTTCCAGGCGCTTGATCGCCGCTTCGTCATCTTCTTTCTTCAGGGCCTGGGATTCGACCTTGAGTTGAATCAGGCGCCGCTCCAGGCGATCCAGCACTTCGGGCTTGGAGTCGATTTCCATGCGAATGCGGCTGGCCGCTTCGTCGATCAGGTCGATGGCCTTGTCCGGCAACTGCCGGTCAGTGATATAGCGATGGCTCAGCTTGGCCGCCGCAATGATCGCACCGTCCGTGATCGCCACCTTGTGGTGAACCTCGTAGCGCTCTTTCAGGCCACGCAGGATAGCGATGGTGTCTTCCTCGCTTGGCTCATCCACCAGGACTTTCTGGAAGCGTCGCTCGAGGGCCGCGTCCTTCTCTATATATTGACGGTACTCGTTGAGCGTGGTCGCGCCGACGCAGTGCAACTCACCCCGGGCGAGGGCCGGCTTGAGCATGTTACCGGCATCCATCGAGCCTTCGCCTTTACCGGCGCCGACCATGGTGTGCAGTTCGTCGATGAACAGAATGATCTGCCCTTCCTGCTTCGACAGTTCGTTGAGCAGGCCTTTGAGGCGCTCTTCAAACTCGCCACGGTACTTGGCACCGGCAATCAGCGCGCCCATATCCAGCGACAGCAGGCGCTTGCCACGCAGGCCGTCTGGCACCTCACCATTGATGATGCGCTGGGCCAGGCCTTCGGCAATAGCGGTTTTACCCACACCCGGCTCACCGATCAGCACCGGGTTGTTTTTGGTCCGGCGCTGCAGGACCTGGATGGTCCGGCGAATTTCGTCATCACGACCGATCACCGGATCGAGCTTGCCGTCTTCGGCGCGCTTGGTCAGGTCGACCGTGTATTTATCCAGCGCCTGGCGCGATTCCTCGGCATTCGGGTCGTTCACTGCTTCACCACCACGCAGGTTGGTGATCGCATTCTCCAGGGCTTTCTTGCTCACGCCCTGGCCGAGCAGCAACTTGCCGAGTTTGCTGTTCTCGTCCATGGCGGCGAGCAGCACCAGCTCGCTGGAGATGAACTGATCACCTTTTTGCTGGGCCAGGCGATCAGCCTGATTGAGCAGTCGCGCGAGGTCCTGCGACATGTTCACGTCGCCAGTCGGATTCTGGATTTTTGGCAATTGGTCGAGCTCTTTGCTCAACGCGCTGCGCAGGCTGTTGATGTCGAAGCCCACTTGCATCAGCAGCGGCTTGATCGAGCCACCCTGCTGTTCAAGCAGTGCTTGCATCAGGTGCGCAGGTTCAATGCCCGGATGATCGAGGCCAACGGCCAGGGATTGGGCATCGGATAAGGCTAACTGCAATTTGCTGGTTAAACGGTCTATACGCATTGGTCACCTTCCTTTTGAGCAGGCCGGAGCGATGGACACACCTAAATAGAGAAACCTGCCAGATACCCCACTAGATGCGGTCGATTCTGGAAGATTCAAGCGTCGTGCAGTTGATGCAGGTCAGGAGAGTCTAGCGTTCGAGCCAGATCAGGGAGGCAAACCGGCCGGTGCGTGGCGCACGGCGGTAGGAAAAGAAGCGTGGGTCGGTCACGGTACACCAGCCGCCACCGTACACGGCGTTGACGCCGCGGGCTTTGAGGCGCAAGCGCGCCAGCAGGTAGATGTCGGCCAGGTACTTGCCAGCATTATGACTGGGCACAAAAGCCTGATGTGTTTCTGCAAGTTGCGCGATGAACACTTCGCGAACTTCCGGACCCACTTCAAAGGCCCTCGGGCCAATGGCCGGACCGAGCCAGACCAGCACTTGCGCCGGATCCACGGCGAGGCTGTCGAGCGTCGCCTCCAGCACGCCTGCGGCTAATCCGCGCCAGCCGGCATGAGCTGCCGCAACACGGCTACCGGCACGATCACAGAACAACACAGGCAGGCAATCGGCCGTCATCACCGTGCAGGCGATGCCGGGCGTGGCCGTCCAGCTGGCGTCCGCGGTCGCGACCAGAGTCGGGTCAGCGTGGGCCACGGCAACACCGTGCACCTGCTGTAACCAGGCCGGTTGTATCGCAAAGTGATCCGTCAGGCGCCGGCGATTCTCGGCCACTGCCGCAGGGCTGTCATCGACATGATCGCCCAGGTTGAGGCTGTCGAACGGCGTCAGGCTGACGCCGCCCGCACGGGTGGTGACACAGGCTTTGACCCCGGCAGGCAGCGGCCAGTCAGGAATCAGCCAGTCACTCATCCGATGAACGCCTCACGGTCCTGCTTGAGCAGCGTGAGCAACCAGACGAAATCTTCTGGTAGTGGCGATTCCCAGCTCATGCGCTTGCCGGTGGTCGGATGATCCAGTTCCAGGAAACGCGCATGCAGCGCCTGACGCGGGAAGTGTTTCAGCGACTCGACCATGGTCACACTGGCTGCCGGCGGGATACGGAAGCGACCGCCGTAGGCAGGGTCTCCGACCAACGGGAAGTTGATGTGGGCCATGTGCACCCGAATCTGGTGGGTTCGACCGGTTTCCAGCTTGACCCGCACGTGGGTGTGGGAGCGGAAACGCTCGAGCACACGGTAGTGGCTGACCGCCTGCTTGCCGCCTTCCATCACCGCCATGCGCTGGCGCTGCTGGCCGTGACGACCGATCGGCGCGTTGATCTTGCCGCCGGCGGTGACCACACCAATCACGATGCACTCGTAGATCCGGCTGACACTGCGGCTCTGCAACTGTGTAACCAGTTGCGTCTGCGCCTGAATGGTCTTGGCCACCACCATCAAACCGGTGGTGTCCTTGTCCAGACGGTGCACGATGCCGGCGCGCGGAACATTGATGATGTCCGGCACGTGGTGCAGCAAGGCGTTGAGCAACGTGCCGTCGGCGTGACCGGCGGCAGGATGCACCACCAGCCCGGCAGGCTTGTTGATCACCAGGATGTCGTCATCTTCATAGACGATGTCCAGGGCGATGTCTTGAGCGATCCATTCGCCCTGAGCTTCCTGCTCGGCGGTCAACTCAAGGATGGCGCCACCATGGACAATGTCTCGCGGGCGGATAACCGCCCCATCCACAGTCAGGCGGCCGTCTTTGATCCAGGCGGAAAGGCGCGAGCGCGAGTGCTCAGCGAATAATTGTGCGGCGACTTGATCGAGGCGTTGGCCGCCCAATTCGGACGGCACCTCTGCGCGAAGTTCAATTTTATCGGACATGCTCAGACTAGGCGTCGGCACAGCCTTTGGTTTCGGCTGCGCGCTTGTGGTTAAATACGGCGTCTTTTGCCCCGAGGCTATTCAACGGGGCACTCATCATAACAGGACGGCCCCGCCCAAGACAGCGGCCGTCATAGGGACGCAAGCCGCCATGCAAGTGAAACACCTGCTGCTGATCGCCATCCTCGCATTGACCGCTGCTTGCTCGTCGAAGGAAGTCGTAGACGAAAACCTCAGCGAAGTCGAGCTGTACCAGCAGGCTCAGACCGATCTGGACAACAACAGCTACACCGCGGCCACAGCGAAGCTGAAGGCCCTGGAGTCGCGTTATCCCTTCGGTCGCTATGCGGACCAGGCTCAACTCGAACTGATTTATGCGAACTACAAGAACGCCGAGCCCGAGGCTGCCAAGTCGGCTGCCGAGCGCTTCATCCGCCTGCACCCCCAGCACCCGAACGTCGACTATGCCTATTACCTCAAGGGCCTGACCTCGTTTGACCAGGATGTTGGCCTGCTGGCGCGCTTCCTGCCGCTGGACATGACCAAGCGTGACCCAGGTGCAGCCCGCGACTCGTACAACGAATTCGCCCAGCTCACCAGCCGCTACCCCAACAGCCGCTACGCGCCGGACGCCAAGCAGCGCATGATCTACCTGCGCAACCTGCTGGCCTCCTACGAAATCCACGTTGCCGACTACTACCTGACCCGTCAGGCCTATGTCGCAGCGGCCAACCGCGGTCGCTACGTGGTGGAAAACTTCCAGGAAACACCGTCGGTCGGTGATGGCTTGGCCGTGATGGTCGAAGCCTACCAGCGCCTGCACCTGGACGAGTTGGCCAATACCAGCCTGGAAACCCTGAAGCTGAACTACCCGAATCACTCAAGCCTGGTGGACGGTCAGTTCGTGCCACGGGTTGCCGAAGCCGACAACCGTTCGTGGGCCAGCAAGGCCACCTTGGGCCTGATCGAGTCCCGTCCGCCGCTGCCGCCGGGTGAAACCCGCGCCAACCAGGACATCATGAAGCAGTATCAGGATGCCAAGGACTCCATCCCGGCCGAGCTCAAGCCACAAGACGGCGATGCTGTCGAAGAAGAGCAACACGAAGCGGAAGGCAGCAACGACGACCGCTCCTGGTTCAGCTACATGACCTTCGGCGTGTTCGACTGATACCCGCCAGGTACACAAAAGGAGACTTTCGAGTCTCCTTTTTTATTTCCGGATTTTATAGCGCTGTGCGCTGGATGAGACCTTGGCTAAACTGCCCAATCATCCTCCCAAAAAGCCGCTGACCATGCTTCGTTTACTGTTCTGGATTGCCCTGATTGCTGCTGCGGTATGGTTCTGGCGCAAGTTCAAGCGCCCCGCCGACGCCTCCCGCCCGACACCCAGCGAGCAAAATGCACCACCCATGGTCCGTTGCGCCCACTGCGGTGTTCACCTGCCACGCGACCGCGCCCTGAGCCTGCAGCAACAGTGGTATTGCAGCCAGGGCCACCTTGAGCAAGGCCCAAGCTCGCGGGATCGTTGAGGCATTACCTGCCGCTACTCAAGTAGCGGCGACAAACGTTAGCCCACGGACGGACACGACGTTGAAGACTTCCCAGCATATTCCGGCTCCCCCCTGCCGGCTCCGGCGCCTGCTGGGGGATTCGCTGCCCATCCGTAGCCTGCGCCAGCAGATCGAAAAACTGGCCCACAGCCAGGCTGCGGTGTACATCAGCGGCGAATCAGGTAGTGGCAAAGAGTTGGTTGCCCGGCTGATTCACGATCAAGGCCCACGCGCCAGCCAGCCTTTCGTCCCCGTCAACTGCGGGGCCATCCCGACGGAACTGATGGAAAGCGAATTTTTCGGTCACCGCAAAGGCAGCTTCAGCGGCGCCATCGAAGACAAGCCCGGGTTATTCCAGGCAGCGAATGCAGGGACCCTGTTCCTTGATGAAGTCGCGGACCTGCCCCTGGGCATGCAGGTCAAACTGCTCAGGGCCATCCAGGAAAAGGCCGTGCGCAGCATCGGTCAGTTGCACGAAAGCCTGATTGATACGCGAATACTCTGTGCCACGCACAAGAACCTGGACGCAGAAGTCAGCGCCGGACGTTTTCGTCAGGACCTGTACTATCGGCTGAACGTGATCGAGCTGCGCGTGCCGCCGTTACGCGAGTGCCGCGACGACATAGAATTACTGTCCACCCAGATGCTCAAACGCCTGGCCGCCGACACGGGCGCGCCCCTCGCACACCTGCTGCCGCAAGCCCTGGAGGCCCTCAAGGGCTATGGTTTTCCGGGTAACGTCCGCGAACTGGAAAACATGCTCGAGCGCGCCCATACGCTGTGCGAAAACCAGCAGATAGGAGCCAGTGACTTGCGGCTGATCCAAGCCGATGGCAGCGCTAGTGCCAGTGAGGACGCCCCTCTCTGCGACCTGAAGCAGGTCGACAACCTCCAGCATTACCTGGAGGAGATCGAGCGCCGGGTGATTCTCCAGGCCCTGGAGCAAACCCGCTGGAACCGCACGGCAGCCGCCCAGCGCTTGAGCCTGTCGTTTCGCTCCCTGCGTTACCGGTTGAAAAAGCTCGGTCTGGAGTGAAGCGCGGCCTCAGATTCGGCCGGCCGGCGCATAGGGGGCCGGATCGATCACCGGCTCGCGTCCCAGCAACACATCGGCGAACAGCTGGCAGGAAGCGGGCGCGAGTACCAGGCCATTGCGGTAATGCCCACAGTTGAGCCACAACCCGCCAACCCCCGGCACCGCACCAATATAGGGAACACCCTCTGGTGAACCGGGACGCAGCCCCGCCCAATGCCCAACCACTTCGGCCCGTGCGAGCGCTGGAATCAACTCCACTGCCGAAGCCTTGAGGCTTTCCAGCGCAGTCTCGGTCGGCGTCTTGTCGAACCCTTCGTGCTCCAGGGTGCTGCCGATCAGAATGTGGCCGTCGCGACGTGGAATGGCGTAACGGCCCTTGGCCAGAACCATGCTCGAGAGAAAGTCCGCTTCACACTTGTAGAGAATCATCTGGCCTTTCACCGGTTCCACCGGCAAAACCAGGCCCAGGGTCTTGAGCAGATCGCCACTCCAGGCACCTGCGGTCAGCACCACCTGATCACCCAGGATCGGGCCGCTGGAACTCTCGACCCCCAGCACTCGCTCACCCTGGCGAATGAAGCCGCTGACCTCGCACTGTTCGTGAACGGTCACGTTGGGCAGCGCCAGCAATGCCGCCTTGAGTGATTTGACCAGGCGCGGGTTACGCACGTTGGCCACATCTGCCATGTAGATCGCCCGAGAAAAACCTGACCCCAACACGGGCACGTGGTCGTGAGCGGCCGAGATATCCACAGCACTGAGCGGGCGATTTTCCCGCTGCGCCCAGGCCAGCGCCTCGGCTTCGTCCTCCAGGTCCAGCCAGTACAAGCCCGTGGTATGAACCTCAGGGT from Pseudomonas sp. S04 encodes the following:
- a CDS encoding NAD(P)/FAD-dependent oxidoreductase is translated as MTHRIVIVGGGAGGLELATRLGKTLGKRGTASVMLVDANLTHIWKPLLHEVAAGSLNSSEDELNYVAQAKWNHFEFQLGRMSGLDRAQKKIQLAATYDEAGLELVPAREVSYDSLVISVGSTTNDFGTLGAAQHCLFLDTRKQAERFHQQLLNHYLRAHAGQTDKVEQISVAIVGAGATGVELAAELHNAAHELAAYGLDRIKPENMHITLIEAGPRVLPALPDRIGGPVHKTLEKLGVNVMTNAAVSEVTADSLITADGNVIKASLKVWAAGIRAPGFLKDIDGLETNRINQLQVLPTLQTTRDENIFAFGDCAACPQPGTDRNVPPRAQAAHQQASLLAKSLKLRIEGKPLPSYKYTDYGSLISLSRFSAVGNLMGNLTGSVMLEGWLARMFYVSLYRMHQVALYGPFRTAMLMLGSKIGRGTEPRLKLH
- the thiO gene encoding glycine oxidase ThiO — encoded protein: MAKQEQVVIVGGGVIGLLTAFNLAPHVERVILLDRSSLGQESSWAGGGIVSPLYPWRYSPAVTALAHWSQDFYPQLAERLFAATGVDPEVHTTGLYWLDLEDEAEALAWAQRENRPLSAVDISAAHDHVPVLGSGFSRAIYMADVANVRNPRLVKSLKAALLALPNVTVHEQCEVSGFIRQGERVLGVESSSGPILGDQVVLTAGAWSGDLLKTLGLVLPVEPVKGQMILYKCEADFLSSMVLAKGRYAIPRRDGHILIGSTLEHEGFDKTPTETALESLKASAVELIPALARAEVVGHWAGLRPGSPEGVPYIGAVPGVGGLWLNCGHYRNGLVLAPASCQLFADVLLGREPVIDPAPYAPAGRI
- a CDS encoding MOSC domain-containing protein encodes the protein MSPLQELIAAVPQQGRVRWLGVRPQSRGPMLALDAVEARLEAGLTGDHARPGVRNARQVTLIQWEHLAVISSLMERPADQPIQPQDLRRNIVVSGINLFSLKGRRFRIGQAIFETTGWCQPCTRLEQNLGPGTFQAVRGHGGITARVIQSGIIRLDDRLCVEPVPVSGYAPFNTGG
- a CDS encoding DUF3094 domain-containing protein, translated to MTSRLNPDDQQHVEEYLHLSQHQVERRPFRPWMLLVIVLAVTIGLGLLSRFISYLTL
- a CDS encoding outer membrane protein assembly factor BamD; protein product: MQVKHLLLIAILALTAACSSKEVVDENLSEVELYQQAQTDLDNNSYTAATAKLKALESRYPFGRYADQAQLELIYANYKNAEPEAAKSAAERFIRLHPQHPNVDYAYYLKGLTSFDQDVGLLARFLPLDMTKRDPGAARDSYNEFAQLTSRYPNSRYAPDAKQRMIYLRNLLASYEIHVADYYLTRQAYVAAANRGRYVVENFQETPSVGDGLAVMVEAYQRLHLDELANTSLETLKLNYPNHSSLVDGQFVPRVAEADNRSWASKATLGLIESRPPLPPGETRANQDIMKQYQDAKDSIPAELKPQDGDAVEEEQHEAEGSNDDRSWFSYMTFGVFD
- a CDS encoding DUF1780 domain-containing protein codes for the protein MDDSDYLRLLTIAAEQANAFLSNARKWERERWVCQRLLQGLNIPYRADEFSPAGEPPDVLFREANFEVFFVLDEGRRLNDEWRDELQRRRSAFSLSQLVRREAKPKRIPANEFLLRLAPTLRKKAHNYKERGMDLGELDIIAFASLKREVLDLNSHFPPPTEYLRQGWRSLSLVGPTFARVLFAHPDAPDFLRSNLGRSIVFDVGISL
- the pgeF gene encoding peptidoglycan editing factor PgeF, which encodes MSDWLIPDWPLPAGVKACVTTRAGGVSLTPFDSLNLGDHVDDSPAAVAENRRRLTDHFAIQPAWLQQVHGVAVAHADPTLVATADASWTATPGIACTVMTADCLPVLFCDRAGSRVAAAHAGWRGLAAGVLEATLDSLAVDPAQVLVWLGPAIGPRAFEVGPEVREVFIAQLAETHQAFVPSHNAGKYLADIYLLARLRLKARGVNAVYGGGWCTVTDPRFFSYRRAPRTGRFASLIWLER
- the clpB gene encoding ATP-dependent chaperone ClpB, coding for MRIDRLTSKLQLALSDAQSLAVGLDHPGIEPAHLMQALLEQQGGSIKPLLMQVGFDINSLRSALSKELDQLPKIQNPTGDVNMSQDLARLLNQADRLAQQKGDQFISSELVLLAAMDENSKLGKLLLGQGVSKKALENAITNLRGGEAVNDPNAEESRQALDKYTVDLTKRAEDGKLDPVIGRDDEIRRTIQVLQRRTKNNPVLIGEPGVGKTAIAEGLAQRIINGEVPDGLRGKRLLSLDMGALIAGAKYRGEFEERLKGLLNELSKQEGQIILFIDELHTMVGAGKGEGSMDAGNMLKPALARGELHCVGATTLNEYRQYIEKDAALERRFQKVLVDEPSEEDTIAILRGLKERYEVHHKVAITDGAIIAAAKLSHRYITDRQLPDKAIDLIDEAASRIRMEIDSKPEVLDRLERRLIQLKVESQALKKEDDEAAIKRLEKLQEEIVRLEREYSDLEEIWTSEKAEVQGSAQIQQKIEQSRQELETARRKGDLNRMAELQYGVIPDLERSLQMVDQHGKSENQLLRSKVTEEEIAEVVSKWTGIPVSKMLEGERDKLMKMESLLHQRVIGQNEAVVAVANAVRRSRAGLSDPNRPSGSFMFLGPTGVGKTELCKALAEFLFDTEESMVRIDMSEFMEKHSVARLIGAPPGYVGYEEGGYLTEAVRRKPYSVILLDEVEKAHPDVFNVLLQVLEDGRLTDSHGRTVDFRNTVIVMTSNLGSVQIQELVGDREAQRAAVMDAVSTHFRPEFINRIDEVVIFEPLARDQIAGITEIQLGRLRSRLAERELKLELSSEALDKLIAVGYDPVYGARPLKRAIQRWIENPLAQLILSGSFLPGTSVTATVVNDEIVFN
- the rluD gene encoding 23S rRNA pseudouridine(1911/1915/1917) synthase RluD, translating into MSDKIELRAEVPSELGGQRLDQVAAQLFAEHSRSRLSAWIKDGRLTVDGAVIRPRDIVHGGAILELTAEQEAQGEWIAQDIALDIVYEDDDILVINKPAGLVVHPAAGHADGTLLNALLHHVPDIINVPRAGIVHRLDKDTTGLMVVAKTIQAQTQLVTQLQSRSVSRIYECIVIGVVTAGGKINAPIGRHGQQRQRMAVMEGGKQAVSHYRVLERFRSHTHVRVKLETGRTHQIRVHMAHINFPLVGDPAYGGRFRIPPAASVTMVESLKHFPRQALHARFLELDHPTTGKRMSWESPLPEDFVWLLTLLKQDREAFIG
- a CDS encoding PP0621 family protein, producing the protein MLRLLFWIALIAAAVWFWRKFKRPADASRPTPSEQNAPPMVRCAHCGVHLPRDRALSLQQQWYCSQGHLEQGPSSRDR